Below is a genomic region from Gillisia sp. Hel_I_86.
ACAATTCAAAAATCAATAAGAGGAATTATAAAGATCGTACATCGTTATCCCCTAAATCTCTATAATTTTATATAAATAAAAAAAGCCTAAAAAGTATTACTTTTTAGGCTTTATAAGTCCGATCTTAAATATCAAAAAATGTCTTTTTTAATACGTCTTCATTTGCGCCTTGCGCTTGGAAAGTTGTCTGTCCAGGTCGCTTACCGTTTCAGCGATTGCTGCTTCAAATGAAGTTTCATTGGATTCTGCGAAAACCTGGGGGCCGGGAACACTTAATCTTATATTGCAAATAAATCCTTTAGGTTCCTCTCCATCTTGTTTTTTAAAGAAAACATCGGCACGGATAACCCAATCGTATTTATTTTCCAGTTTATCTAGTTTTTGTTGTGTCAATTCCTCTAAACGCTCACTTTTTGTTAGTTGAACAAATTGAAATATAGCTTCCATATAATTATCTTTTTTTTGGATTTAAATTCTATCTAAGAAACCCTTTTTTATAGCATTTTACAAATTTTCCTTTAAGAATTAATAAAGAATTGTGATTGTCCGTAAAGTATTCTAAACTGAAAAAGGACGTCATTCTGTCCCGACATTTCGGGAGTTTCAGAACCTCA
It encodes:
- a CDS encoding HPF/RaiA family ribosome-associated protein; the protein is MEAIFQFVQLTKSERLEELTQQKLDKLENKYDWVIRADVFFKKQDGEEPKGFICNIRLSVPGPQVFAESNETSFEAAIAETVSDLDRQLSKRKAQMKTY